From Kaistella polysaccharea:
ATTTAAACAATAAAAAGTAATTTAATTTATAATGCTATAAATCATTTAATAAACTGGCAGAAAGTGAAATTTCCGGCATTGCATAAATATGAGATTTGGCACGAAGTTCTACGATTTTTTTAATGTAATTTAAATCTCTGGCCTCTTCGATGGTCATGTCTTTAAATTCATAAATTTTTACCGCTTTGTTCATTTTAAAAGAGTTAGTAACGTTGGTAAATTCCTCTTGGTTACGAACTTCTACGCTTGTAATAAGGTTATCGCTTGACGCGTGTAGTGATGTTTTAGGAGTTCCTAAAAGTTTTTTCCAGAAATTTCTTTTCACAGCAGGCGCATTATTTTGGTCTGTTCTGTAAATAAGGTAATCCTGGTTTTTGATTCCTGATTTTTCTAATCCCTCAGAAACTTCTTTGATGTTTTCCTGACTTGGAAAAAGACCAACAATCGTGTAATTCATTGTGATAATATTTGGTTGTTAAATTCTTTGCAAATATACCTCGTAATTATATCGCAAAAGTTTTATTTAGATAAATTAACACAAAGTTGATAAAAATCAGTAATTATATTATTAATGTCACAATTTAAAATAGATGAAACGAATAAGATAGATTTTGTATTTGTTTACCTTTACCAACTAATCTTAAAGTAAAATCATATGAACGTTCTTTTGGCTTCGACTTCAACACTTTTTGGTGGCAATTATTTGGAATACATACGATCTGAAATTTCAGAACTTTTTGCGGGAATTGATGAAATTATTTTTATTCCTTTCGCACGACCTGGTGGAATTTCTCACGATGATTATACCGCGACCGCGAGAAAGTTTTTTTCCCAAATCAATATTAAAGTAAAAGGATTACATGAATTTGATGACCAGATTTCTGCACTAAATGGAGGAAAAGCATTTTTTACCGGTGGCGGCAATACCTTTTTATTGGTGAAAACATTACATGAAAAAAATCTCATGCAGATTATCAAAGAAAATGTTGAACAGGGAAAACCCTATTTAGGAAGTAGTGCCGGTTCAAATATTGGCGGCCTCAATATGAAAACCACAAACG
This genomic window contains:
- the pepE gene encoding dipeptidase PepE, which codes for MNVLLASTSTLFGGNYLEYIRSEISELFAGIDEIIFIPFARPGGISHDDYTATARKFFSQINIKVKGLHEFDDQISALNGGKAFFTGGGNTFLLVKTLHEKNLMQIIKENVEQGKPYLGSSAGSNIGGLNMKTTNDMPIVYPPSFECMGLVPFNINPHYLDPNPDLKHNGETRETRIKEFLTQNDTKVVGLREGNWIRKKGNTVTVEGNEKTRIFEKGKEPYEIEPGTEL